The genome window CCTGAGAGAAATTTGGCCCATTAACCAAGACAGTTTTCCTAAAGGTCTCATTGACTACTCAATCCCCTGCCCAGCACCTTGGGCACAGCCTCTCACAAGACTGGGCCCAGCTAAGGGATGCCAGATGCCAAAGCCAGAATAGACAGGCCAGGGCATCAGAGTTGGTTGGGTCTTGCCTTCCATAGCCCTACAGCCTTCCCCTCCTGGAATGGAGAAGCTAGGCTGAGTCAGCATTTGCTCTTTGCCCTCTACCTCTCAGCCGCAGGCCTCAACAGTAGGGTACCTAAGTCAGCACAAGTGAGAAGTGAGAGCCTCACCTCCAGTGACTCATCTGATTCATTGCCAACCCttcccccacatacacacacacagagactgaCCCCTTTTCACCAATGAACCCTGAATCGAGTTCTAGTCTCATCTTCATGTTAACCCTTGCGTCCGAGGGCAAGACACTTTGCCCTTCTGAGCCGCATTTCCACACCTGTATATGAGGCTAACAGCAGCCGCCCCCACCTTGCAGGACAGTGTGATGACAGAAGCACTCTCTCACAGGTGTGGAGGACACAAAGGGAGgaacagtaggtgctcaagatTGGCCTGGTCTCGGTGCTGTCCGTGGTGCTGATTTTGGGCACCTGACTTAGGCCCACTTTCTGAACTTTTGGGGACTCTTCTGGTTCTGGGAAGTAATGCCACTACCACCCGTCTAGGAATTGTATTTACACATCTCCATACAGTGACTGGACAGCCTTTCTGAAGCACCACGGTGGGGTCAGGGCCTGGAGCTAGGAGCTAGGAGgcagaggggcaaggggagggctGTGCTTACCGCGCAGAGCACTGGCCGGAAGGAGAGCAGCTGGTCACTGTGGTGGCCACCACTGCCGCTCCAGGCGCTCCAACAAGGATAGTCACCCTTCTCCAGAATGAACTGCTGTCCCTGGAAGTCGGGGTACTCAAAGGCCACCCAACTGGGGAAAGATAAAGGAAGCTAGGAGGCATCTGCCCCAGCCTcactccttcccccccaccctcatccccatTGTGTTCGAAAAGACTGAAACCAATCTTTTTCTCCAACCCCAGGCCCTTACCCTGACATACACAGCTCACGGCACTCTGGCCCCCTCTAGAAGCTAGAGACACTAAACCACCTGCTATCCAGGGTTTGAGGGACCCAGGCTTCCAGCTTAGGCTCCCCAGGTTGGAAGGAATTTTCCAGCTTCTGAAGATCACCTAACCAAGGGTTCCTAACTCAAAGATTTAGGTGCCTGCAAAGGTAGGTGTAGGAATCCCCCAAAGCTGCAGCAGCGATCTGTGATAGCAACAACCTGCAAAAGTTGGGGGCCTCAGCTCTCCTGAGGGCCCCAGGCTCTCAGAGACCAGGATGGAGCGAGAGGAAGGGATTTGGCTTCTTTTATTATACCAAGCGCAGAGCCATCTAACTCTGCACAGAGAAAAACTCTGGGGAGGAAAGAACTACACTGGGAGCCGCTTCAGGGTTCAGGCTGGTCCCACGGGGCGTCCGCAAAGGGTTGCCTCTCTCCTATATCCCTTTAGTTCACATGGTTTGTCTTGTGGTGCACGGGGAGTTCTGGGGAAGCCAAGGGGTTCCCCATGTGGGTCGGTCTCTCTCAGGCAGGGCTAACAGTCTGGGAAACGGAGGGCTGAGAGCTGAGGTCCCAGGCTTGGAGCTTAGGCCAGGGGAGCCCCGCGCGTCCCAACCCAGCCCGGCCCCTCCTGGACCATCACTCACGCGCCATTTTCCACCTTGACAGAGCGCACCCTGCGCAGGCCTCCGCGCTCGGCGATGTTCGCGCAGTCGCTCAGCAGCCGGCAGCGGCGGCCCTGGAAGTCCTCCTCGTCCCAGAGCGTGAGGCTGGCGGGCGCTGGGCCCGGCGCGGGGGCGCTGCTCATGCCTCTGCGGGCGAGAAGGGCGGGATCAGAGGTTCAGCGTCCAACGGCCCCCCTCCGGGGCCCAGGCCCGCCCAACCCAGGTCGGGGGTGAAGAACTCCCGGCCGCACCGGGCTGCTAGCGGCTCTCCCTCACctcgccctcccccgccccggagagaccctgccccagccccgaGTATTCACCGGGTGGGGTGAGGGCTGGACTGACGGAAAATGGAGAGGCTGCGCGCGGGCCCGGCGGCGTGCGGGGCTTTATACTGGGCctcgccccccctccccgcattCTCTCCcgctggggtgggggagctgagTCAGCGGGCAGGCTGCGGTCAGTTCTCGTGTCCTCTGGGGGAACCCAGGCCTTTCCCGCAGCCTCCAATCTGGCCCCAGCCCTCGGGGATCACAATAGAAAGTGCTGAGGCACACGTCCCGCGCCCGCCGCAGCTGAGGCTGACTccgctttttcttttttgggggactGAGCCAGGCAAGGCGCACCCGACCTCTGGGCAGGACGCGCCCTCCCTGGCCCAGACCTTTAGTGATTGAGGTACCAGGCCACTCTGGGGCCACCCGGCTAAGACCGCGAATTCTTGACTTGAGGCTCGGAAGTTGTTCCCAACGTCTAAACTCCACCTCTTCCTCAGGCCTACGTCGAGGCCTCTCTTTCGAGCGACGCTGGACGGGGTCAGACGCGGCTCTCCGCAAGCGACTTTCCTCACACCCCTCAGTCCTCTTTCCCACTGTGGCTCCTTTCCTCCCAAGCTTGAGTTCCCAGACCCGGCTCGGCGCTCCGGGAGTTTTCTTGAGCGAAGGGGCCAAGAGAAGGCAATGACCAGGACTCACCGCGAGGCGGCGCTGAGCTCAGGAAGCAAAAACCACCCTAGGGAGGGCGCGGATTTAGGAAGCACTTAGAAATAATAGTAACTAAGGGAGTGGCTCACTGTGGTAGGTAGAATGTTTCAACCTCAGGGCTACGCTCCCAGTCGCCAGACAGAGCTCCAGGGTCTGGTCGGGACCTGAACGTCCTAGGCTCTTGCCCTCAATCCCAGTGCCCTGTgtggtggggagaagggtggcgagtgggggaaggagaggagaaggaggaaaggctTGGGGCCTCCAAGGGAAGCTGCAGGGAGGACATTTCCTCCCAATTCACAGCCGAATTTCCTAATCAGCATAGCTGTCTGGCAAAATTGTGAGCTTTCCTTAACGGAGGGGCTATTTCAGCGGAAGTGGAGGGGAGAGTGAGAAGGGAGCTACTATTTTGTTGTAGG of Halichoerus grypus chromosome 4, mHalGry1.hap1.1, whole genome shotgun sequence contains these proteins:
- the CRYBA2 gene encoding beta-crystallin A2 → MSSAPAPGPAPASLTLWDEEDFQGRRCRLLSDCANIAERGGLRRVRSVKVENGAWVAFEYPDFQGQQFILEKGDYPCWSAWSGSGGHHSDQLLSFRPVLCANHSDSRVTLFERENFQGSKFELSDDYPSLPSMGWASKDVGSLKVSSGAWVAYQYPGYRGYQYVLERDRHSGEFRTYSEFGTQAHTGLLQSIRRVQH